The following are encoded together in the Mycolicibacterium arabiense genome:
- a CDS encoding proteasome assembly chaperone family protein, which yields MTDDPNSPEQQYQPDQSGMYELEFPAPQLSAADGRGPVMIHALEGFSDAGHAIKLAAEHLKNALDTELVASFAIDDLLDYRSRRPLMTFKTDHFTHYETPELNLYALHDSVGTPFLLLAGLEPDLKWERFVTAVRLLSERLGVRRVIGLGTIPMAVPHTRPVTMTAHAADKELIAGHEPWVGEVQVPGSVSNLLEFRMAQHGHEAMGFTVHVPHYLAQTDYPPAAEALLAEVARAAALQIPLAALGEAAAEVHTKINEQVESSTEVAQVVTALERQYDAFVAAQENRSLLARDEDLPSGDELGAEFEKFLAEQAGDDPSEGDGGTATP from the coding sequence ATGACGGACGATCCGAACAGTCCAGAGCAGCAGTATCAGCCAGACCAGAGCGGGATGTACGAACTCGAGTTCCCGGCACCCCAGCTGTCGGCGGCAGACGGCCGCGGGCCGGTGATGATCCACGCGCTGGAGGGGTTCTCCGATGCCGGGCACGCGATCAAGCTTGCCGCCGAGCACCTGAAGAACGCGCTCGACACCGAACTCGTCGCGTCGTTCGCGATTGACGATCTGCTCGACTACCGGTCGCGCCGTCCGCTGATGACGTTCAAGACCGACCACTTCACGCATTACGAGACGCCGGAACTGAACTTGTACGCGCTGCACGACAGCGTCGGAACGCCGTTCCTGCTGTTGGCTGGCCTCGAGCCGGACCTCAAGTGGGAGCGGTTCGTCACCGCCGTGCGACTGCTGTCGGAACGGCTCGGCGTCCGCCGGGTGATCGGCCTGGGCACGATCCCGATGGCGGTGCCGCACACCCGTCCGGTGACCATGACGGCGCATGCCGCCGACAAGGAGTTGATCGCCGGCCACGAGCCCTGGGTCGGCGAGGTTCAGGTGCCTGGCAGCGTGTCGAATCTGCTCGAGTTCCGGATGGCGCAGCACGGCCACGAGGCCATGGGCTTCACGGTGCACGTGCCGCACTACCTGGCTCAGACCGACTACCCGCCCGCCGCGGAGGCGCTGCTGGCCGAGGTCGCGCGGGCCGCTGCGCTGCAGATCCCGCTGGCCGCGCTCGGTGAGGCCGCCGCCGAGGTGCACACCAAGATCAACGAGCAGGTCGAGTCCAGCACCGAGGTCGCTCAAGTGGTGACCGCGTTGGAGCGCCAGTACGATGCGTTCGTCGCAGCTCAGGAGAACCGTTCGCTGCTCGCCCGGGACGAAGACCTACCGAGCGGCGATGAACTGGGCGCCGAATTCGAGAAGTTCCTGGCCGAGCAGGCCGGTGACGATCCCTCGGAGGGTGACGGCGGCACCGCAACGCCCTGA
- a CDS encoding alpha/beta fold hydrolase, with protein MTDRTPHLRPVREVTPTLHYRTIHGYRRAFRVAGSGPAILLIHGIGDNSTTWSTVQSALAQRFTVIAPDLLGHGKSDKPRADYSVAAYANGMRDLLSVLDVERVTVIGHSLGGGVAMQFAYQFPQLVDRLILVGAGGVTKDVNVALRIAAMPMGTEALALLRLPLVLPALQAVGRVGGALLGKTAAGRDIPDMLRILADLPEPTASSAFARTLRAVVDWRGQVVTMLDRCYLTESVPVQLIWGSHDSVIPVGHARMAHSAMPGSRLEVFDGSGHFPFHDDPDRFVEVVEKFIDSTEPAVYDQDLLRNLLRAGISEQTITGSVGTRVAVLDAMGADERSAT; from the coding sequence ATGACCGACCGCACGCCTCATCTACGACCGGTGCGCGAGGTCACCCCGACGCTGCACTACCGGACCATCCACGGTTATCGCCGTGCGTTCCGCGTGGCAGGATCCGGTCCCGCGATCCTGCTGATCCACGGCATCGGCGACAACTCGACGACGTGGAGCACGGTGCAGTCCGCTCTCGCGCAGCGGTTCACGGTGATCGCCCCCGATCTCCTCGGCCACGGCAAGTCCGACAAGCCGCGGGCCGACTATTCGGTCGCGGCGTATGCCAACGGGATGCGCGACCTGCTCAGCGTTCTCGACGTCGAACGGGTGACCGTGATCGGGCACTCGCTGGGCGGTGGGGTCGCGATGCAGTTCGCCTATCAGTTCCCCCAGCTGGTCGACCGCCTGATCCTGGTCGGCGCGGGCGGCGTCACCAAGGACGTCAACGTGGCGTTGCGCATCGCGGCGATGCCGATGGGTACCGAAGCGCTCGCCCTGTTGCGACTCCCCCTGGTGTTGCCTGCGCTGCAGGCGGTGGGCCGTGTGGGCGGCGCGCTGCTCGGCAAGACCGCCGCGGGCCGCGACATCCCCGACATGCTCCGCATCCTCGCCGACCTGCCCGAGCCGACCGCGTCGTCGGCGTTCGCCCGCACGCTGCGCGCCGTAGTGGACTGGCGCGGCCAGGTGGTGACGATGCTGGACCGCTGTTACCTCACCGAATCCGTTCCCGTGCAACTTATTTGGGGATCGCACGATTCGGTGATCCCCGTCGGCCACGCCCGCATGGCCCACTCGGCGATGCCGGGTTCCCGCCTCGAGGTGTTCGACGGTTCCGGTCACTTCCCCTTCCACGACGACCCCGACCGGTTCGTGGAGGTCGTCGAGAAGTTCATCGACTCCACCGAACCTGCCGTGTACGACCAGGATCTGCTGCGCAACCTGCTGCGCGCCGGCATCAGCGAGCAGACCATCACCGGGTCGGTGGGCACCCGTGTCGCGGTGCTTGACGCGATGGGCGCCGACGAACGCAGCGCCACCTGA
- a CDS encoding molybdopterin guanine dinucleotide-containing S/N-oxide reductase, with amino-acid sequence MPRPASLTHWGAFTADVRDGDLASVSPAEGDADPSPLLGNLPGSIRHRSRITGPAVRRGWLEHGPGPTDVRGADEFVAVSWDELTELLADELSRVVDAHGNEAIYGGSYGWASAGRFHHAQSQVHRFLKMLGGYTFSRHSYSLGATGVIMPRVVGTHDDLFKRSTDWNVIAAHTDLMVCFGGVAMKNTAINHGGTTAHPARDALRRLRERGGRIVSFSPLRDDVDGDCEWLAPVPGTDVAIMLALAYVLATESLVDRAFLDRYCTGYDRFERYVLGLDDGVPKSPEWVEPICGLPADQLTELARRMASSRTLVTVSWSLQRVRHGEQAPWMGLTLAAMLGQIGFPGGGFGHGYGSMNEPGLPPLRCRLPALPQGLNPVRSFIPVAAVSDMLLHPGEPFDFNGLRLTYPDIRLVYWAGGNPFHHHQDIPRLRRALGRPDTIVVHEPYWTAMAKHADIVVPSTTAYEREDFSGSRNDPMFVAMPALTEPYADARDDYATFSALAHRLGFGEQFTEGRTARQWLAHLYEKWSAELDFDVPTFEEFWSTGSLRLPTEDGLSLLGDFRADPVANRLGTPSGRIEIFSADIDGFGYDDCAGHPRWYEPQEWLGGARAADHPLHLVANQPSSRLHGQLDGGATSQASKVQGREPIRIHPEAADRRGIVDGDVVRVFNDRGACLAGAVLDDRLRPDVVQLPTGAWYDPADAADVDAMCVHGNPNVLTADVGTSSLAQGCTGAHVLVEIEKFTGTLPPVRAHEPPVILHR; translated from the coding sequence ATGCCCCGCCCCGCGAGCCTCACCCACTGGGGCGCCTTCACCGCCGACGTCCGCGACGGCGACCTCGCATCGGTGTCGCCTGCCGAGGGCGATGCCGACCCCTCCCCCCTGCTCGGCAACCTGCCCGGCTCCATCAGGCACCGCTCGCGGATCACGGGCCCGGCCGTGCGCCGCGGCTGGCTGGAGCACGGCCCGGGCCCCACCGACGTGCGCGGCGCCGACGAGTTCGTCGCCGTGTCGTGGGACGAGCTGACCGAACTCCTGGCCGACGAGTTGAGCCGCGTCGTCGACGCGCACGGCAACGAGGCCATCTACGGCGGCTCCTACGGCTGGGCCAGCGCGGGGCGCTTCCACCACGCACAGAGCCAGGTGCACCGCTTCCTGAAGATGCTGGGCGGCTACACGTTCTCCAGGCACTCCTACAGCCTGGGCGCGACCGGCGTCATCATGCCCCGGGTGGTCGGAACGCACGACGACCTGTTCAAGCGCTCGACGGACTGGAACGTCATCGCCGCGCACACCGACCTGATGGTCTGCTTCGGCGGTGTCGCGATGAAGAACACCGCGATCAATCACGGGGGGACGACGGCGCATCCGGCGCGCGACGCGCTGCGGCGCCTGCGCGAGCGCGGCGGCCGGATCGTGTCGTTCTCCCCGCTGCGCGACGACGTCGACGGCGACTGCGAGTGGCTGGCGCCGGTGCCGGGCACCGACGTGGCGATCATGCTGGCGCTGGCCTACGTGCTGGCCACCGAGTCGCTCGTCGACCGGGCGTTCCTCGACCGCTACTGCACGGGCTACGACCGGTTCGAGCGCTACGTGCTCGGCCTCGACGACGGGGTGCCGAAGTCGCCGGAATGGGTCGAACCGATCTGCGGCCTGCCCGCCGACCAGCTGACCGAGTTGGCCCGCCGGATGGCGTCGAGCCGGACACTCGTCACCGTTAGCTGGTCACTGCAGCGGGTGCGCCACGGCGAGCAGGCACCGTGGATGGGTCTGACGCTGGCGGCGATGCTCGGCCAGATCGGGTTTCCCGGAGGCGGTTTCGGGCACGGGTACGGATCCATGAACGAGCCCGGTCTGCCGCCGCTGCGGTGCCGGCTCCCCGCGCTGCCGCAGGGACTCAACCCCGTGCGGTCGTTCATCCCGGTCGCGGCGGTCAGCGACATGCTGCTGCACCCCGGCGAACCGTTCGACTTCAACGGTCTGCGCCTGACCTATCCCGACATCCGGCTGGTGTACTGGGCGGGCGGCAATCCGTTCCACCACCACCAGGACATCCCGCGATTGCGGCGGGCGCTGGGCCGGCCCGACACCATCGTCGTGCACGAGCCGTACTGGACGGCCATGGCCAAGCACGCCGACATCGTGGTGCCGTCGACGACGGCCTATGAGCGCGAGGACTTCTCGGGCTCCCGCAACGACCCGATGTTCGTCGCGATGCCCGCACTGACCGAGCCGTACGCCGACGCCCGCGACGACTATGCGACGTTCTCGGCGCTGGCACACCGGCTCGGGTTCGGCGAGCAGTTCACCGAGGGTCGCACCGCGCGGCAGTGGCTGGCGCACCTCTACGAGAAGTGGTCGGCCGAACTGGACTTCGACGTGCCGACGTTCGAGGAGTTCTGGAGCACCGGCTCGCTACGCCTGCCCACCGAGGACGGCCTCAGCCTGCTCGGCGACTTCCGCGCCGACCCGGTCGCCAATCGGCTGGGCACGCCGAGCGGCCGCATCGAGATCTTCTCGGCCGACATCGACGGGTTCGGATACGACGACTGCGCCGGTCATCCGCGGTGGTACGAACCGCAGGAGTGGCTCGGCGGCGCCCGGGCGGCCGATCATCCCCTGCACCTGGTGGCCAATCAGCCGTCGTCACGCCTGCACGGGCAACTCGACGGCGGCGCGACCAGCCAGGCGTCGAAAGTACAAGGGCGCGAACCGATTCGGATTCATCCCGAGGCGGCGGACCGGCGCGGCATCGTCGACGGTGACGTGGTGCGCGTGTTCAACGACCGGGGTGCGTGCCTGGCCGGCGCCGTGCTCGACGACCGCCTGCGGCCCGACGTGGTGCAGCTGCCCACGGGCGCCTGGTACGACCCGGCCGACGCCGCTGACGTCGACGCCATGTGCGTACACGGCAACCCGAACGTCCTCACCGCCGACGTCGGCACCTCGTCGCTGGCGCAGGGCTGCACGGGCGCCCACGTGCTCGTCGAGATCGAGAAGTTCACCGGCACACTGCCTCCCGTGCGCGCGCACGAACCGCCGGTGATCCTGCACCGCTAG
- a CDS encoding PhzF family phenazine biosynthesis protein — translation MAIDVTVLRVFTDSDGNYGNPLGVVDASAAEPSDRQAIATELGYSETIFIDLPAAGEATARAHIFTPTTELPFAGHPTVGAAWWLKRQGTPVRTLQVPAGIVGVSYDDGPDGEFAVVRARSDWAPDFSIYDLASVDEVLAADPEDYTDDVKHYLWAWVDREAGTIRSRMFASVLGIPEDEATGAAAVRITDHLSRDLLITQGEGSQIRTWWDPEGWVKVAGRVVDDGVRQID, via the coding sequence ATGGCGATCGACGTGACCGTGCTGCGTGTGTTCACCGACTCCGACGGGAACTACGGCAATCCTCTGGGCGTGGTGGACGCCTCGGCGGCGGAGCCGTCGGACCGACAGGCCATCGCGACCGAACTCGGCTACAGCGAGACGATATTCATCGACCTCCCTGCCGCGGGCGAGGCAACAGCGCGGGCGCACATCTTCACGCCCACAACGGAACTGCCGTTCGCGGGCCATCCCACGGTCGGCGCGGCGTGGTGGCTGAAGCGCCAGGGCACCCCGGTACGCACCCTGCAGGTGCCGGCGGGCATCGTCGGGGTGTCCTACGACGACGGACCGGACGGCGAGTTCGCGGTCGTGCGGGCCCGGTCGGACTGGGCGCCGGACTTCTCGATCTACGATCTTGCGTCGGTGGACGAGGTGCTCGCCGCCGACCCCGAGGACTACACCGATGACGTGAAGCACTACCTGTGGGCCTGGGTCGACCGAGAGGCGGGAACCATCCGGTCGAGGATGTTCGCCAGCGTCCTCGGCATTCCGGAGGACGAGGCGACGGGGGCGGCGGCGGTGCGCATCACCGACCACCTGAGCCGCGATCTGCTGATCACCCAGGGCGAGGGTTCGCAGATCCGCACCTGGTGGGATCCCGAGGGTTGGGTCAAGGTGGCCGGCCGGGTGGTCGACGACGGCGTCAGGCAGATCGACTAG
- the nrdR gene encoding transcriptional regulator NrdR yields the protein MHCPFCRHPDSRVVDSREADEGQAIRRRRSCPECGKRFTTVETAVLAVVKRSGVTEPFSREKVIKGVRRACQGRDVDDDALNVLAQKVEDAVRSTGSPEVPSNEVGLAILGPLRDLDEVAYLRFASVYRSFSSAEDFEREIEALRAHRQVASPS from the coding sequence GTGCACTGTCCGTTCTGTCGTCATCCCGACTCGCGGGTCGTCGACTCTCGCGAGGCCGACGAGGGCCAGGCGATCCGCAGGCGCCGGTCGTGCCCCGAGTGTGGCAAGAGGTTCACCACGGTCGAGACGGCGGTGCTGGCAGTGGTCAAGCGCAGCGGCGTCACCGAGCCGTTCAGCCGCGAGAAGGTCATCAAGGGCGTGCGGCGCGCATGCCAGGGCCGCGACGTCGACGACGACGCGCTGAACGTCCTTGCGCAGAAGGTGGAGGACGCCGTGCGTTCCACCGGATCGCCCGAAGTGCCCAGCAACGAGGTCGGCCTCGCGATCCTGGGGCCGCTGCGCGACCTCGACGAAGTCGCCTACCTGCGCTTCGCCTCCGTCTACCGATCGTTCTCCTCCGCCGAGGACTTCGAACGCGAGATCGAGGCGCTGCGGGCCCACCGACAGGTCGCCTCGCCGAGCTGA
- a CDS encoding LGFP repeat-containing protein: MTVLHTLLGRLMGRAGVALVMALAVIAFAPGIQIASASPEGDADVAMTQAWEAGGGPTGALGPKDGGVYAVGSGFGQNFASGRIYFTPETGARIMQGAILEKYLSLGGPGDGDLGFPNIDEGAGRAPNSRNTTFSAADNPVIFWTPDTGAHVVRGAINAAWDRLGGSAGTLGVPTEDEVYRGNVVSQTFTGGQISWDRSTKTFTTTPPELAAQLQGLEIPGNANTEIDAARRAAGGPLGPLGAAEGPPEPVGDDGLQQTFAGGKIFYSPATGATVITGQLLAKYESVGGPESDLGFPKANEADGGLAPASRVASFTAEDGPVIFWTPDFGAVIVRGAMNAAWAKLGGATGELGAPTADQTEDGDVVTQKFANGAISWNRSTGEFTTEPTNLAAGLAGLEVPGQGAPQAPQAADSDAEGAQPWYQKYWWALAVIPVLLLIAAIVAAVVRRRTDDREPLNHFDEYDDFDDDGDFESGPMPAADDRPAVGQPPNVPLSAWAMTVDDDQPSGPGSVPGSGAFPANFAEDQDAIDTAPTRVITAEDVARSDGTGDDVGDGAAAAAAPGTSSPDGTTPDDRTLEDETPDEVIPNDTSDDVLADGAGSERTSALTGIDPFASASEYRHSSFDDPETTALATEPASGPPSGRHAAISMEESAPAQTSMRLALDSPFDAPDGYPIKADTKTGLYWLPGSGEYDRVRAEIWFASEEFALTNGFTRG, encoded by the coding sequence ATGACTGTGCTGCACACCCTGCTCGGCAGGCTCATGGGGCGAGCCGGCGTCGCGCTCGTGATGGCGCTTGCCGTCATCGCGTTCGCGCCGGGGATCCAGATCGCGTCGGCGTCACCCGAGGGCGATGCCGACGTGGCGATGACGCAGGCGTGGGAGGCAGGCGGCGGTCCGACCGGTGCACTGGGCCCCAAGGACGGCGGCGTGTACGCCGTCGGCTCGGGCTTCGGGCAGAACTTCGCCAGCGGCAGGATCTACTTCACCCCCGAGACCGGCGCGCGGATCATGCAGGGCGCAATCCTCGAGAAGTACCTGTCGCTCGGCGGCCCCGGCGACGGCGACCTCGGTTTCCCCAACATCGACGAAGGCGCGGGACGCGCGCCCAACAGCCGCAACACGACGTTCAGCGCGGCGGACAATCCGGTGATCTTCTGGACGCCCGACACCGGCGCCCACGTGGTACGCGGGGCGATCAACGCGGCGTGGGACCGGCTCGGCGGGTCCGCGGGCACCCTCGGCGTCCCAACCGAGGACGAGGTCTACCGCGGGAACGTGGTGTCGCAGACCTTCACCGGCGGCCAGATCTCGTGGGACCGCAGCACCAAGACGTTCACCACCACCCCGCCCGAACTGGCCGCGCAGCTCCAGGGTCTCGAGATCCCGGGCAACGCGAACACCGAGATCGACGCCGCCCGACGCGCCGCCGGTGGACCGCTCGGACCGCTGGGCGCGGCCGAGGGTCCGCCCGAGCCCGTGGGCGACGACGGTCTCCAGCAGACCTTCGCCGGGGGCAAGATCTTCTACAGCCCCGCGACCGGAGCCACCGTCATCACCGGCCAGCTGCTCGCCAAGTACGAGAGCGTCGGCGGACCCGAGAGCGACCTGGGCTTCCCGAAGGCCAACGAGGCCGACGGCGGCCTGGCACCGGCGAGCAGGGTCGCCTCCTTCACCGCGGAGGACGGCCCGGTCATCTTCTGGACCCCCGACTTCGGTGCCGTCATCGTCCGCGGTGCGATGAACGCGGCCTGGGCGAAGCTCGGCGGCGCCACCGGCGAACTGGGCGCACCCACCGCCGACCAGACCGAGGACGGCGACGTCGTCACCCAGAAGTTCGCCAACGGCGCGATCTCCTGGAACCGGTCCACCGGCGAGTTCACCACCGAACCGACGAACCTGGCGGCGGGCCTGGCCGGTCTCGAGGTGCCGGGCCAGGGCGCACCGCAGGCGCCACAGGCCGCTGACTCCGACGCCGAGGGCGCACAACCCTGGTACCAGAAGTACTGGTGGGCACTGGCCGTCATCCCCGTCCTGTTGCTCATCGCCGCGATCGTGGCGGCCGTGGTGCGGCGCCGCACCGACGACCGCGAGCCGTTGAACCACTTCGACGAATACGACGACTTCGACGACGACGGGGACTTCGAGTCCGGTCCGATGCCCGCCGCCGACGACCGGCCAGCCGTCGGCCAGCCGCCGAACGTTCCGTTGAGCGCCTGGGCGATGACGGTCGACGACGACCAGCCCTCGGGGCCCGGGAGCGTGCCGGGGAGCGGCGCGTTCCCGGCCAACTTCGCCGAGGACCAGGACGCCATCGACACGGCCCCCACGCGCGTGATCACTGCCGAGGACGTGGCCCGGTCCGACGGCACGGGCGACGACGTCGGCGATGGCGCGGCGGCGGCCGCAGCCCCGGGCACCTCGTCACCGGATGGCACGACTCCGGACGACAGGACTCTGGAGGACGAGACACCGGACGAGGTCATTCCGAACGACACGTCCGACGACGTGTTGGCTGACGGCGCGGGGAGCGAGCGGACGTCGGCGCTCACGGGCATCGATCCCTTCGCGTCGGCTTCGGAGTACCGGCACTCGTCGTTCGACGATCCCGAGACGACGGCGCTCGCAACGGAACCGGCCAGCGGACCGCCCAGTGGCCGGCACGCCGCGATCTCGATGGAGGAGTCCGCGCCTGCGCAGACGTCGATGCGACTGGCCCTCGACAGCCCGTTCGACGCTCCCGACGGCTACCCGATCAAGGCCGACACCAAGACCGGCCTCTACTGGCTGCCGGGCAGCGGGGAGTACGACCGGGTGCGCGCCGAGATCTGGTTCGCCAGTGAAGAATTCGCGCTCACCAACGGATTCACTCGAGGCTGA
- the lexA gene encoding transcriptional repressor LexA — translation MSDSSDTQDGSEARRPTGVDAALTERQRTILDMIRNSVTTRGYPPSIREIGDAVGLTSTSSVAHQLRTLERKGYLRRDPNRPRAVDVRGSDDNVTPIVATDVAGSDSLPEPTYVPVLGRIAAGGPILAEQAVEDVFPLPRELVGEGSLFLLKVVGESMVDAAICDGDWVVVRQQNVADNGDIVAAMIDGEATVKTFKRTRGQVWLMPHNPAFDPIPGNDAQVLGKVVTVIRKI, via the coding sequence ATGAGTGACAGCAGCGACACGCAAGACGGCAGCGAGGCACGTCGCCCAACGGGTGTGGACGCCGCCTTGACCGAGCGACAGCGCACCATCCTCGACATGATTCGAAACTCAGTGACCACCCGCGGTTATCCCCCGAGCATCCGCGAGATCGGCGACGCGGTCGGCCTGACGTCGACGTCGTCGGTCGCGCACCAGTTGCGCACGCTGGAGCGCAAGGGCTACCTGCGCCGCGACCCGAACCGTCCGCGTGCCGTCGACGTGCGCGGCTCCGACGACAACGTCACTCCGATCGTCGCCACCGACGTCGCGGGTTCGGACTCACTGCCCGAGCCCACCTACGTGCCGGTGCTGGGTCGGATCGCCGCGGGCGGACCCATCCTCGCCGAGCAGGCGGTCGAGGACGTCTTCCCACTGCCGCGCGAGCTGGTCGGCGAGGGCTCGCTGTTCCTGCTCAAGGTCGTCGGCGAATCGATGGTCGACGCCGCGATCTGCGACGGGGACTGGGTGGTCGTCCGTCAGCAGAACGTCGCCGACAACGGCGACATCGTCGCGGCCATGATCGACGGCGAGGCGACGGTGAAGACCTTTAAGCGCACCCGCGGTCAGGTGTGGCTGATGCCGCACAACCCGGCGTTCGATCCGATCCCGGGCAACGACGCCCAGGTGCTCGGCAAGGTCGTCACGGTCATCCGCAAGATCTGA
- a CDS encoding acyl-CoA dehydrogenase family protein, whose protein sequence is MAQAVKFDRTLFEAEHDMFRESYRSFLERHVAPFHEEWEKNKIVDRGVWLEAGKQGFLGMAVPEEYGGGGNDDFRYNVVVTEETSAGRYSGLGFSLQNDVIAPYFLRLATEEQKQRWLPGFCSGELITAIAMTEPGTGSDLQGIKARAVKQEDGSWILNGSKTFITNGIHADLVIVVACTDPDKGALGFSLLVVERGMEGFERGRHLDKIGLDAQDTAELSFTDVRVPAENLLGEEGSGFVYLMQNLPQERISIAVMAAAGMEAVLEQTLQYTKERKAFGKPIGSFQNSRFALAEMATEATMVRIMVDEFLALHLEEKLSVEQAAMAKWYATETQVRLNDRCLQLHGGYGYMREYPVARAFLDARIQTIYGGTTEIMKEIIGRSMGV, encoded by the coding sequence ATGGCCCAGGCCGTCAAGTTCGATCGCACGCTGTTCGAGGCCGAGCACGACATGTTCCGCGAGTCATACCGCTCGTTCCTGGAACGCCACGTCGCGCCGTTCCACGAGGAGTGGGAGAAGAACAAGATCGTCGACCGCGGCGTCTGGCTCGAGGCAGGCAAGCAGGGCTTCCTCGGCATGGCGGTGCCCGAGGAGTACGGCGGCGGCGGCAATGACGACTTCCGCTACAACGTCGTCGTCACCGAGGAGACCAGCGCGGGCCGGTACAGCGGGCTGGGCTTCTCGCTGCAGAACGACGTCATCGCGCCCTACTTCCTGCGACTGGCAACCGAGGAGCAGAAGCAGCGCTGGCTGCCGGGATTCTGCTCGGGTGAGCTGATCACCGCCATCGCCATGACCGAGCCTGGTACCGGCAGCGACCTGCAGGGCATCAAGGCCCGCGCCGTCAAGCAGGAGGACGGCAGCTGGATCCTCAACGGGTCGAAGACGTTCATCACCAACGGCATTCACGCCGACCTGGTGATCGTGGTGGCCTGCACCGATCCCGACAAGGGCGCGCTGGGCTTCTCGCTGCTGGTCGTCGAGCGCGGCATGGAGGGCTTCGAGCGCGGCCGCCACCTCGACAAGATCGGCCTGGACGCTCAGGACACCGCCGAACTGTCGTTCACCGACGTGCGCGTCCCCGCGGAGAACCTGCTCGGCGAAGAGGGCTCGGGCTTCGTCTACCTGATGCAGAACCTGCCACAGGAGCGCATCAGCATCGCCGTCATGGCCGCCGCGGGCATGGAGGCCGTGCTCGAACAGACCCTGCAGTACACCAAGGAGCGCAAGGCGTTCGGCAAGCCGATCGGCAGTTTCCAGAACAGCCGGTTCGCGTTGGCCGAGATGGCGACCGAGGCCACCATGGTCCGGATCATGGTCGACGAGTTCCTCGCCCTGCACCTGGAGGAGAAGCTCTCGGTCGAGCAGGCCGCCATGGCCAAGTGGTACGCCACCGAGACCCAGGTGCGTCTCAACGACCGCTGCCTGCAGCTGCACGGTGGCTACGGCTACATGCGCGAATACCCCGTGGCCAGGGCATTCCTCGACGCCAGGATCCAGACGATTTACGGCGGAACCACCGAGATCATGAAGGAGATCATCGGCCGCAGCATGGGCGTCTGA
- a CDS encoding LysM peptidoglycan-binding domain-containing protein, with amino-acid sequence MTIITREYPTEIVARPVRPRPDVRRGPQRRRPANEPLRYRGTGVLMSRASNRRKPITPATTVLLALVAAAITVWLGLVAQFGAPAETPAPGQLAVVQVQTGESLQQLAQRVAPDAPVAAVVDQIRELNELSSAGVDAGQTLIAPVA; translated from the coding sequence ATGACCATCATCACGCGGGAGTACCCCACCGAAATCGTTGCCCGCCCCGTGCGGCCGCGCCCCGACGTGCGGCGCGGTCCGCAGCGCCGCAGGCCGGCCAACGAGCCGCTGCGGTACCGCGGCACCGGCGTGCTGATGTCGCGGGCGTCCAACCGCCGCAAGCCGATCACGCCCGCCACCACGGTGCTGTTGGCGTTGGTGGCTGCTGCGATCACGGTGTGGCTCGGGTTGGTCGCGCAGTTCGGCGCGCCTGCTGAGACGCCCGCGCCGGGTCAGCTGGCAGTCGTCCAGGTGCAGACGGGGGAGTCGCTGCAACAGCTCGCCCAGCGCGTCGCACCCGACGCGCCCGTCGCCGCGGTCGTCGACCAGATCCGCGAACTGAACGAACTCTCCTCCGCCGGCGTCGACGCCGGACAGACGCTGATCGCGCCCGTCGCCTGA